Proteins encoded by one window of Lathyrus oleraceus cultivar Zhongwan6 chromosome 1, CAAS_Psat_ZW6_1.0, whole genome shotgun sequence:
- the LOC127127397 gene encoding uncharacterized protein LOC127127397, translating into MLKAKCLKKAVIPSTLINHPSPGTIQPTRLALHVTCNRHSCFLYVASGPHIYKLQIVLGQTSVTKGKESLLIPVHTKIINPSLVNRCPHRSEIQSIVLADAESLGYLLLGSVDSYGHLIVSKLGASGKDIDRLTYSALPSDNGVGEGSWAGLCFSPNQMSMAAVARSFCKTVDIFDQDMHVRTLRPLWNPTSINFMQNVVNGDQSSLLAITEGSQLTIWDLRMKENGGCVHRINGTPGDTLYSVCSSSTGNIAVGGVDRTVTIYDPRRWSSLSRWVHCSKFEITGLAFSSVDPDYMYIQGVDYEVFCGQWKEHNKLFTFRGDSNWLGFSKCSNKDVLGGWCDSGSIFVADVA; encoded by the exons ATGTTGAAGGCAAAATGCCTGAAGAAAGCAGTGATTCCTTCCACTCTGATTAACCATCCATCTCCCGGAACCATTCAACCCACTCGCTTAGCTCTCCATGTTACCTGCAATAGACATTCTTGTTTTCTCTACGTTGCTTCTGGTCCTCACATTTATAAACTCCAG ATCGTTCTGGGACAAACCTCAGTTACCAAAGGAAAAGAAAGCCTCTTAATACCTGTGCACACTAAG ATTATTAACCCTTCGCTAGTCAATCGCTGTCCTCACCGTTCCGAAATTCAGAGTATTGTTCTCGCTGATGCAGAGA GCCTTGGCTACTTACTGTTGGGAAGTGTTGATTCATACGGTCATCTAATTGTATCGAAACTTGGTGCGTCTGGTAAAG ATATTGACAGACTTACCTATTCAGCATTGCCGTCTGATAATGGTGTTGGGGAAGGAAGTTGGGCAGGACTCTGCTTTAGCCCAAATCAAATGTCTATG GCAGCTGTTGCTCGTAGCTTTTGCAAAACTGTTGATATTTTTGACCAGGACATGCACGTTCGCACATTACGACC ACTCTGGAACCCTACTTCAATAAACTTCATGCAAAATGTTGTTAATGGAGATCAAAGTTCTCTGTTAGCTATTACTGAAGGAAGCCAG CTGACTATATGGGACTTGAGAATGAAAGAAAATGGTGGTTGTGTACATCGGATTAATGGTACCCCAGGCGATACATTATATTCTGTCTGCAGTTCTTCCACCGGTAATATTGCCGTTGGTGGGGTTGATCGTACTGTGACTATTTATGATCCCCGCAG ATGGTCATCATTGTCTAGATGGGTGCATTGTTCAAAATTTGAG ATAACAGGGCTAGCTTTCTCATCAGTTGATCCTGACTATATGTATATTCAAGGAGTGGATTATGAG GTATTTTGCGGCCAATGGAAAGAACACAACAAATTATTTACGTTTAGAGGAGACTCGAACTGGCTTGGCTTTAGCAAG TGCTCCAACAAAGATGTTTTGGGTGGATGGTGTGATTCGGGTAGCATATTTGTAGCTGATGTTGCTTAA